In a genomic window of Cuculus canorus isolate bCucCan1 chromosome 4, bCucCan1.pri, whole genome shotgun sequence:
- the ENPEP gene encoding glutamyl aminopeptidase has protein sequence MDGMDFEDKKPKRYCMKAKHVAIICGVVVVVGLAVGLGVGLTRPKSQQPSEETDQPTSPPPQVEVGPCPPKDDNTGDWRHFRLPTYVKPVHYDLEMKPEMETDIYTGTVNISIVLEQSTSYLWLHLRETKITEMPTLRRSSGQQIALNECFEYNLQEYIVMKAEAELSVADENDPYILTLKFQGWLNGSLVGFYRTTYTEKGQIKSIAATDHEPTDARKSFPCFDEPNKKATYNISIIHQDTYQALSNMPVQQTVQLGNGWNRTTFEKSVPMSTYLVCFAVHQFQCEEKMSASGKPLRVYAQPQQLKTAEYAANITKFIFDFFEEYFDMNYSLPKLDKIAIPDFGTGAMENWGLITYRETNLLYDPNESATSNKQRVAAVVAHELVHQWFGNIVTMDWWDDLWLNEGFASYFEFLGVDAVEPNWQMLEQVLIDDVLPVMKDDSLLSSHAIVVNVSSPAEITSVFDGISYSKGASILRMLQDWLTPELFRKGCQTYLKKYHFQNAKTEQFWEALEEASNKPVKEVMDTWTRQMGYPVLVMGSNSVFTQKRFLLDPNANASYPPSDLGYQWNIPVKWRAGHSTNYTFYNTSDSAGIVIASTPNSFTNVNPDHIGFYRVNYDSQNWDNLRNLLVSNHKGFSAADRAGILDDAFSLARAGLVNYSVPLELTKYLKNETDYLPWHRVISSVTYLADMLEDDTNLYPRFQEYFRSLVKPVVDQLQWNDSGDHLERLLRTSVLDFACSMDDTESLNNASQLFEEWLQGERIPPNLRLLVYRYGMQNSGNGSSWNYMFEKYQETSLAQEKEKLLYGLASVSDITLLDRYLKSVSNTSLIKSQDVFTVLRYISYNTYGKTMAWDWIRLNWQQLVDRFTINDRNLGRIVTITQNFNTELQLWEMEYFFEKYPNAGAGELPRSQSIEQVKNNIEWLKSNKEEIKAWLEQSGS, from the exons ATGGATGGCATGGATTTTGAGGATAAGAAGCCCAAGAGGTACTGCATGAAGGCAAAGCATGTGGCTATCATCTGTGGTGTTGTGGTCGTTGTAGGTCTTGCTGTGGGGCTTGGTGTTGGATTGACCAGACCTAAATCTCAGCAGCCTTCAGAGGAAACAGATCAGCCAACAAGTCCTCCGCCCCAAGTGGAAGTAGGTCCCTGTCCTCCTAAAGATGATAACACCGGAGACTGGAGACATTTCAGGCTACCAACTTATGTCAAGCCTGTCCACTATGATCTGGAAATGAAGCCTGAAATGGAAACAGACATTTACACTGGGACAGTCAATATCTCTATTGTTTTGGAACAATCTACCAGCTACCTGTGGCTCCACCTGCGAGAGACCAAGATTACAGAAATGCCGACACTCCGGAGATCCTCAGGACAGCAGATTGCTTTGAATGAATGTTTTGAGTACAACCTGCAAGAATACATAGTGATGAAGGCTGAAGCTGAGCTCTCTGTCGCTGATGAAAATGATCCCTACATACTTACCCTGAAGTTCCAAGGCTGGCTGAACGGTTCCCTGGTTGGGTTTTATAGGACCACCTACACAGAGAAAGGACAGATCaa GAGCATTGCAGCTACTGATCATGAGCCAACAGATGCACGGAAATCATTTCCTTGCTTTGACGAGCCAAACAAAAAGGCAACTTACAATATATCTATCATCCATCAAGACACATACCAAGCACTTTCAAACATGCCGGTACAG caaaCTGTACAGCTGGGCAATGGGTGGAACCGGACAACATTTGAGAAGTCTGTTCCCATGAGCACTTACTTGGTATGCTTTGCAGTGCACCAGTTTCAGTGTGAGGAGAAAATGTCCGCTAGTGGAAAACCT CTGAGAGTTTATGCCCAGCCACAGCAATTAAAAACGGCAGAATATGCAGCAAACATAACAAAATTCATATTCGACTTCTTTGAAGAGTACTTTGATATGAACTATTCTCTTCCAAAACTAG aTAAAATAGCTATTCCAGATTTTGGGACAGGTGCTATGGAGAACTGGGGGCTGATCACATACAGAGAAACAAACCTGCTCTATGATCCCAATGAGTCAGCCACTTCCAACAAACAGAGAGTAGCTGCTGTGGTGGCCCATGAGCTTGTTCATCAG TGGTTCGGAAATATTGTGACCATGGACTGGTGGGATGACTTGTGGTTAAACGAAGGTTTTGCCAGTTATTTTGAGTTCCTGGGAGTAGATGCTGTAGAACCAAATTGGCAAAtg CTTGAACAGGTTTTAATTGATGATGTTCTTCCTGTAATGAAGGATGATTCTTTGTTGTCTTCCCATGCAATTGTGGTCAATGTGTCATCTCCAGCTGAAATCACCTCTGTGTTCGATGGGATATCCTACAGTAAG GGTGCATCGATCCTCAGAATGCTCCAAGACTGGCTTACACCAGAACTCTTCCGGAAAGGCTGTCAG ACTTATCTGAAGAAATACCATTTCCAGAATGCCAAGACAGAACAATTTTGGGAAGCTCTCGAAGAG GCAAGTAATAAACCTGTGAAGGAAGTCATGGATACATGGACTAGACAGATGGGCTACCCTGTTTTGGTGATGGGAAGTAACTCAGTATTCACACAGAAACGTTTTCTCTTGGATCCCAATGCAAATGCTTCTTATCCTCCTTCTGATCTTGG ttaCCAGTGGAATATACCTGTGAAATGGAGAGCTGGGCATTCAACAAACTATACTTTCTACAACACATCAGATTCCGCAG gaaTTGTAATAGCATCAACCCCTAATTCTTTTACAAACGTTAATCCAGACCACATTGGATTCTATCGAGTGAATTATGATAGTCAAAACTGGGACAACTTAAGAAATCTTCTGGTCAGCAACCACAAA GGCTTTTCAGCTGCTGATCGCGCAGGGATTTTGGATGATGCCTTTTCTTTAGCAAG AGCTGGACTCGTGAATTACTCTGTTCCCCTGGAGCTCACAAAATAcctaaaaaatgaaacagactATTTACCTTGGCACAGAGTTATTTCATCTGTGACTTACCTCGCAGACATGCTTGAAGATGATACAAATCTCTATCCGCGGTTTCAG GAATACTTTCGCTCCCTGGTAAAACCCGTTGTGGATCAACTGCAATGGAATGATTCTGGAGACCATTTGGAGAG GCTTCTTCGTACATCCGTTCTAGACTTTGCTTGCAGTATGGATGACACAGAATCTTTGAACAATGCTTCTCAACTATTTGAGGAATGGCTACAAGGAGAGCG taTTCCTCCAAATCTCCGACTCCTGGTATATCGCTATGGGATGCAGAACTCAGGGAATGGGTCATCATGGAATTACATGTTTGAGAAATACCAAGAAACTTCATtagcacaagaaaaagaaaagctgttgtaCGGCCTAGCATCAGTGAGTGACATCACCCTTTTGGACAG GTATCTGAAATCTGTTTCCAATACCAGCCTCATCAAGAGCCAAGATGTGTTCACAGTCCTGAGATATATCTCCTATAACACCTATGGGAAAACAATGGCCTGGGACTGGATACGACTTAACTGGCAGCAATTAGTTGACAG atTCACTATCAATGACAGAAATCTTGGTCGAATAGTAACTATCACGCAAAACTTCAACACTGAGCTCCAGCTTTGGGAG atggaatatttctttgagaaatatCCTAATGCTGGGGCAGGAGAATTGCCCAGGAGTCAGTCAATTGAGCAGGTGAAGAACAACATTGAATGGCTAAAATCAAAtaaggaggaaataaaagcatggcTAGAACAGTCAGGTTCTTAA